A genome region from Mycolicibacterium litorale includes the following:
- a CDS encoding sensor histidine kinase, which translates to MVAVTTSPPPAPVAVSDATSAPRTVGIVPTASMVVGAAIGVVWFWIPLGLLVVGVSSIPSVIGFCLAAVVFVYLVRGIDRVERVRSEAVFGMRIGRPAQRVTPYTGFQGWLHQLWLDVSSARFWKVLAHHYLRMLYDILATALAFALLAFAFLGPAAALAVDHSDDAAGLAFLPPALAWPLAVVALVASVAILVFAPAIDPMIDRWLLTPSPTAALQYQVSALRDARAGAVSSAQTERHRIERDLHDSVQPRLVSLAMAIGLAQTKLDSDLPAAKQLIAEAHDEAKNALVELRNVVRGIAPTILADRGLDAALSAVVQRAENSGVPTTLNLHLPRRLPEETESVAYFVVAEALTNVAKHAGASQAVVTVRFDEPTDSLYVSVFDDGRGGAGIADDENATGLRGLEERVRAARGTFAVSSPVTGPTIVTAVLPCGS; encoded by the coding sequence ATGGTCGCAGTCACCACCAGCCCCCCACCCGCGCCGGTCGCGGTCAGTGACGCCACGTCGGCACCCCGCACCGTAGGCATCGTCCCGACGGCTTCGATGGTCGTCGGGGCCGCGATCGGCGTGGTGTGGTTCTGGATCCCGCTGGGGCTACTCGTCGTCGGGGTGTCCTCGATTCCGTCGGTCATCGGATTCTGTTTGGCCGCAGTGGTGTTCGTCTACCTGGTCCGCGGGATCGACCGGGTGGAGCGCGTCCGCAGCGAGGCGGTGTTCGGGATGCGGATCGGCCGGCCTGCGCAGCGCGTGACGCCGTACACCGGCTTCCAGGGGTGGCTGCACCAGCTGTGGCTCGATGTCAGCAGCGCCCGGTTCTGGAAGGTCCTCGCGCACCACTACCTGCGGATGCTCTACGACATCCTGGCGACCGCACTGGCATTCGCGCTGCTGGCGTTCGCGTTCCTCGGGCCCGCGGCCGCGCTCGCGGTCGACCACAGCGACGACGCGGCGGGGTTGGCGTTCCTGCCGCCGGCGCTGGCGTGGCCGCTGGCCGTGGTGGCACTGGTGGCCTCGGTCGCGATTCTCGTCTTCGCGCCGGCGATCGACCCGATGATCGACCGCTGGCTGCTGACACCGTCGCCGACCGCGGCACTGCAGTACCAGGTCAGCGCGCTGCGCGACGCCCGGGCGGGTGCGGTCTCGTCGGCGCAGACCGAACGTCACCGCATCGAACGCGATCTGCACGACAGCGTTCAGCCCCGGCTGGTGTCGCTGGCCATGGCGATCGGGTTGGCCCAGACGAAACTCGACAGCGATCTGCCCGCGGCCAAACAGTTGATCGCCGAAGCGCACGACGAGGCGAAGAACGCTCTGGTCGAGTTGCGCAACGTGGTCCGAGGCATCGCGCCGACCATCCTCGCCGACCGCGGGCTGGACGCAGCGCTGTCCGCCGTCGTCCAGCGAGCCGAGAACTCCGGCGTTCCAACGACTCTCAACCTGCACCTGCCGCGGCGTCTGCCCGAGGAGACCGAATCGGTCGCCTACTTCGTCGTCGCCGAAGCCCTGACCAATGTCGCCAAACACGCCGGCGCCAGTCAGGCCGTGGTGACGGTGCGGTTCGACGAACCGACGGACTCGCTGTACGTCTCGGTCTTCGACGACGGGCGGGGCGGCGCGGGGATCGCCGACGACGAAAACGCCACCGGGCTGCGGGGTCTCGAGGAACGGGTGCGTGCGGCCCGCGGCACGTTCGCCGTGTCCAGCCCCGTGACCGGACCGACCATCGTCACCGCGGTGCTGCCATGCGGATCGTGA
- a CDS encoding LLM class flavin-dependent oxidoreductase: protein MTLPVMEPDLDSATLRAWATAVDEGPFSALCWGERIAFDNPDSLTLLGAVAAWTERVRLVTTVIVPQLHDPVMLAKALATGDLISGGRLTVGIGVGGRHEDYRAVGADPATQTMREMAQRVELMKRVWAGEKLTESVLPVGPAPVQAGGPQLLVGTIGPKTVRSAASWADGMAGTILDLDPVKQKDLFDIARTAWADAGKPAPHLATSFWFALGEPEAARAQVHRHLRRYMNWIPGEYVDAMAPATGFAGTEDDLLVVLERFQEIGTDEVHLIPTSSDLDQLTRVADAVKQLVQP from the coding sequence ATGACCCTGCCGGTGATGGAACCCGACCTCGACTCGGCGACGCTGCGGGCGTGGGCCACGGCCGTCGACGAGGGACCGTTCTCCGCGCTGTGCTGGGGTGAGCGGATCGCCTTCGACAACCCCGACAGCCTGACGCTGCTGGGGGCGGTCGCCGCGTGGACTGAACGCGTCCGATTGGTGACGACGGTGATCGTGCCGCAGTTGCACGACCCGGTGATGCTCGCCAAGGCGCTCGCGACCGGCGACCTCATCAGCGGTGGCCGGTTGACGGTGGGTATCGGCGTCGGCGGCCGGCACGAGGACTATCGCGCGGTGGGGGCGGACCCCGCCACCCAGACCATGCGGGAGATGGCGCAGCGCGTCGAGCTGATGAAGCGGGTCTGGGCGGGGGAGAAGCTGACCGAGTCGGTCCTGCCGGTGGGTCCGGCCCCGGTCCAGGCCGGTGGGCCGCAGCTGCTGGTCGGCACCATCGGGCCCAAGACCGTCCGCAGCGCCGCGTCGTGGGCCGACGGGATGGCCGGCACCATCCTCGACCTCGACCCTGTCAAACAGAAGGATCTGTTCGACATCGCCAGGACCGCCTGGGCGGATGCCGGTAAGCCGGCCCCGCACCTGGCCACGTCGTTCTGGTTCGCGCTCGGGGAGCCCGAGGCGGCGCGCGCCCAGGTGCACCGCCACCTGCGCCGCTACATGAACTGGATCCCGGGCGAGTACGTCGACGCGATGGCGCCGGCGACGGGTTTCGCCGGTACCGAGGACGACCTGCTCGTCGTGCTCGAGCGGTTCCAGGAGATCGGCACCGACGAGGTGCACCTCATCCCGACCAGCTCGGACCTCGACCAGCTGACCCGCGTTGCCGATGCGGTGAAGCAATTGGTGCAGCCATGA
- a CDS encoding DUF899 domain-containing protein, protein MTADGLPPIVSRSEWEHARAELLVREKELTRLKDSVSAARRRLPMVEVTEPYVFDTETGPVGLVDLFDGRRQLIVQHFMFGRDWQQGCEGCSMMADHLGPLSHLHAKDTSLVLVSRAPLGTLIAFRERMGWDLPWVSSGASKFNEDFHVTVDGEERHGISVFLRDGERVFHTWSTYSRGEEPFMLVFDLLDLTPYGRQETWEDSPEGWPQRPPYEWMRLHDEY, encoded by the coding sequence ATGACAGCCGACGGCCTCCCTCCGATCGTCTCGCGCAGCGAGTGGGAACACGCCCGTGCCGAACTGTTGGTCCGCGAAAAGGAACTGACGCGGCTGAAGGACTCGGTGAGCGCGGCGCGCCGCCGGCTGCCCATGGTCGAGGTGACCGAGCCCTACGTGTTCGACACCGAAACCGGCCCGGTGGGGCTGGTCGACCTGTTCGACGGCCGGCGCCAACTCATCGTGCAGCACTTCATGTTCGGCCGCGACTGGCAACAAGGTTGTGAGGGCTGCTCGATGATGGCCGACCACCTCGGCCCGCTGTCGCACCTGCACGCCAAGGACACGTCGTTGGTGCTGGTGTCGCGGGCACCGCTCGGCACACTGATCGCCTTCCGTGAACGGATGGGATGGGATCTGCCGTGGGTGTCCTCCGGCGCGTCGAAATTCAACGAGGACTTCCACGTCACGGTGGACGGCGAGGAGCGTCACGGCATCAGCGTCTTCCTGCGCGACGGCGAGCGGGTGTTCCACACCTGGTCGACCTACAGCCGCGGGGAGGAACCGTTCATGCTGGTATTCGACCTGCTCGACCTCACGCCGTACGGCCGTCAGGAGACGTGGGAGGACTCACCGGAGGGCTGGCCGCAGCGTCCGCCCTACGAGTGGATGCGGCTGCACGACGAATACTGA
- a CDS encoding SpoIIE family protein phosphatase — MNPDQGELRDQQVRSTKAAAVFVAVCLVGVVVVGWLSLVTQPTALASTAWWPVAGIALGLGIRFPRRYVWVLAGAVAAITLPLLLWAGRSAPLAVALALTVALEMIIGTVILRGRNDCLPTLSAPRDLGRLLVAVASAAVVYDLVGASATYLLADSAEAWTRLVTSAPKHAAGMLLLVPLFMHLPKRPRQAGLVETIAQVVVTLGLVTFVFAFNPGMPLSFLPFMPLVWVAMRLTTRQLIVLMLAIAVIASVGSANNTGPFAFNLLAPDTWNLVLQVFELSMVVVFLSLSLAVGQERATAQRLNESEELFRRIFETSVAGMLIAARDATGWKVLRANDSAVAIIPGLADPSAQLPVLLGAEATAALSAEADALTEGNARLTLTTGAGRILNVSISPISDEGDTRTLALQFFDITEAMRARRLEQEELERAAEVQRALLPGQLPHTPGWSSGAASVPARQVGGDFYDIRVEVPHAVLSLGDVMGKGMGAGMLAAATRAALRANDPELSPSAAVRRAAGVVDCDLQRTSAFITLTYVLVDLVTGDFRFADAGHGLHFIVRTGSNSVERAASSDLPVGLDSGWVEKRGALQPGDAILLVSDGVMDLWGGSVEQLSDAVAQCARQYGTSPQALVDALCARANGDLDRDDVTAVVLRREPVEAGAH, encoded by the coding sequence GTGAATCCTGATCAGGGGGAGCTGAGGGATCAGCAGGTTCGCTCGACCAAAGCGGCCGCCGTGTTCGTCGCCGTCTGCCTGGTGGGTGTCGTCGTCGTCGGCTGGCTCTCGCTGGTGACCCAACCCACCGCGCTGGCGTCGACCGCGTGGTGGCCCGTCGCCGGGATCGCGCTCGGGCTGGGCATCCGCTTCCCCCGCCGGTACGTGTGGGTACTGGCCGGAGCGGTGGCCGCGATCACGCTTCCCCTTCTGCTCTGGGCGGGGCGGTCCGCACCTCTCGCCGTCGCGCTGGCACTGACGGTCGCGCTCGAGATGATCATCGGGACCGTGATCCTCCGGGGCCGCAACGACTGCCTGCCGACCCTGTCCGCACCGCGCGACCTCGGCCGGTTGCTGGTGGCCGTCGCCTCGGCGGCCGTCGTCTACGACCTGGTCGGTGCGAGCGCCACGTACCTGCTCGCGGATTCGGCGGAGGCGTGGACGCGGCTGGTGACCTCGGCCCCCAAGCACGCCGCCGGGATGCTGCTGCTCGTTCCGTTGTTCATGCACCTGCCGAAACGCCCCCGGCAAGCGGGGCTGGTGGAGACGATCGCCCAGGTCGTCGTCACTCTCGGCCTGGTCACGTTCGTGTTCGCGTTCAACCCCGGGATGCCGCTGTCGTTCCTGCCGTTCATGCCGCTGGTGTGGGTGGCGATGCGCCTGACGACGCGGCAGCTGATCGTCCTGATGCTGGCCATCGCCGTCATCGCCTCGGTCGGCAGCGCGAACAACACCGGGCCGTTCGCGTTCAACCTCCTCGCACCCGACACGTGGAACCTCGTCCTGCAGGTCTTCGAACTGTCGATGGTGGTGGTCTTCCTGTCGCTCTCGCTCGCGGTCGGTCAGGAGCGGGCCACGGCCCAGCGCCTCAACGAGAGCGAGGAACTCTTCCGCAGGATCTTCGAGACGTCGGTGGCCGGGATGCTGATCGCCGCTCGCGACGCCACCGGTTGGAAAGTGCTGCGTGCCAACGATTCCGCGGTGGCCATCATCCCCGGGCTCGCCGACCCGTCAGCCCAGCTGCCCGTCCTGCTCGGCGCGGAGGCAACCGCCGCGCTGTCCGCCGAAGCCGACGCGCTGACCGAGGGCAACGCCCGCCTGACGCTGACCACCGGCGCAGGCCGGATCCTCAACGTCAGCATCTCCCCGATCAGCGACGAGGGCGACACCCGAACGCTGGCGCTTCAGTTCTTCGACATCACCGAGGCGATGCGTGCGCGCCGTCTGGAGCAGGAGGAGCTCGAACGCGCCGCCGAGGTGCAACGGGCCCTGCTGCCCGGCCAGCTCCCGCACACGCCCGGCTGGAGCTCGGGCGCCGCGTCGGTGCCGGCCAGGCAGGTCGGCGGCGACTTCTACGACATCCGCGTCGAGGTACCGCACGCGGTGCTCAGCCTCGGCGACGTCATGGGCAAGGGCATGGGCGCGGGGATGCTCGCCGCGGCGACGCGCGCCGCACTGCGCGCCAACGACCCCGAACTCAGCCCGTCGGCCGCTGTCCGCCGCGCCGCCGGGGTCGTCGACTGCGACCTGCAGCGGACCAGCGCGTTCATCACCCTGACCTACGTACTGGTCGACCTCGTCACCGGCGACTTCCGCTTCGCCGACGCCGGCCACGGCCTGCACTTCATCGTCCGGACCGGCTCCAACTCCGTCGAACGCGCGGCGTCCAGCGATCTCCCGGTGGGGCTGGACAGCGGCTGGGTGGAGAAGCGGGGGGCGCTGCAGCCCGGCGACGCGATCCTGCTCGTCAGCGACGGGGTGATGGATCTGTGGGGGGGCTCTGTGGAACAGCTCTCCGATGCGGTCGCACAGTGTGCGCGCCAGTACGGCACCAGCCCGCAGGCGCTCGTGGACGCCCTGTGCGCGCGGGCGAACGGCGATCTGGACCGCGACGATGTGACGGCCGTCGTATTGCGGCGCGAGCCGGTGGAGGCAGGGGCGCACTGA
- the argS gene encoding arginine--tRNA ligase: MTPADLAELLRTTATAVLTERGLDTAALPATVTVERPRNPEHGDYATNLALQLGKKVGANPRELAGWLAEALASATGIASAEIAGPGFVNLRLEASAQNAIVGTIIAGGQRYGHSAELADRNINLEFVSANPTGPIHIGGTRWAAVGDALGRLLATQDAEVVREYYFNDHGAQIDRFVNSLIAAAKGEPTPEDGYAGSYIGDIAAQVLAKDPGALDLPDDQMREAFRAIGVDLMFDHIKTSLHEFGTDFDVFTHEDSMHTSGRVDEAIARLRENGAIYEKDGATWLRTTDFGDDKDRVVIKSDGNPAYIAGDLAYFLDKRQRGFDLCIYMLGADHHGYIARLKAAAAALGDDPDTVEVMIGQMVNLVRDGQPVRMSKRAGTVITLDDLVEAIGVDAARYVLIRSSVDTPIDIDLALWSSASNENPVYYVQYAHARLSALARNAADLGVTADTGHLDLLTHDKEGTLIRNLGEFPRVLAAAAALREPHRVCRYLEDVAGDYHRFYDSCRVLPQGDEEPGDLHGARLALCQATRQVIANGLAILGVSAPERM, translated from the coding sequence GTGACACCCGCCGACCTCGCCGAGCTGCTCAGGACCACTGCGACCGCTGTGTTGACCGAGCGCGGCCTCGACACCGCCGCACTGCCCGCGACGGTGACGGTCGAGCGGCCCCGCAACCCCGAGCACGGCGACTACGCCACCAACCTGGCGTTGCAGCTGGGCAAGAAGGTCGGTGCGAATCCCCGCGAACTGGCCGGCTGGCTCGCCGAGGCGTTGGCGTCCGCCACCGGGATCGCGTCGGCGGAGATCGCCGGACCCGGTTTCGTCAATCTGCGCCTCGAGGCCTCGGCGCAGAACGCGATCGTCGGCACGATCATCGCCGGCGGTCAGCGCTACGGGCACTCGGCCGAACTGGCCGACCGCAACATCAACCTCGAATTCGTCTCGGCCAACCCGACCGGCCCCATCCACATCGGCGGCACCCGGTGGGCCGCCGTCGGCGACGCGCTGGGCCGGCTGCTGGCCACCCAGGACGCCGAAGTGGTGCGCGAGTACTACTTCAACGACCACGGCGCGCAGATCGACCGGTTCGTCAACTCGCTGATCGCGGCGGCCAAGGGTGAGCCCACCCCCGAGGACGGCTACGCGGGCAGCTACATCGGCGACATCGCCGCCCAGGTGCTCGCCAAGGACCCCGGCGCGCTCGACCTGCCCGACGACCAGATGCGCGAGGCGTTCCGCGCGATCGGCGTCGACTTGATGTTCGACCACATCAAGACCTCTCTGCACGAGTTCGGCACCGACTTCGACGTCTTCACCCACGAGGACTCGATGCACACCAGCGGCCGGGTCGACGAGGCGATCGCCCGGCTGCGCGAGAACGGCGCGATCTACGAGAAGGACGGCGCCACCTGGCTGCGCACCACCGACTTCGGTGACGACAAGGACCGCGTCGTCATCAAGAGCGACGGCAACCCGGCGTACATCGCGGGCGACCTCGCCTACTTCCTGGACAAGCGCCAGCGCGGATTCGACCTGTGCATCTACATGCTCGGCGCCGACCACCACGGCTACATCGCCCGGCTCAAGGCCGCCGCCGCCGCACTCGGCGACGATCCCGACACCGTCGAGGTGATGATCGGACAGATGGTCAACCTGGTGCGCGACGGCCAGCCGGTCCGGATGAGCAAGCGCGCCGGGACCGTCATCACGCTCGACGACCTGGTCGAGGCCATCGGCGTCGACGCCGCCCGCTACGTGCTGATCCGCTCGTCGGTGGACACCCCCATCGACATCGACCTCGCGCTGTGGTCCTCGGCGTCCAACGAGAACCCGGTCTACTACGTGCAATACGCGCACGCGCGGCTGTCCGCGCTGGCCCGCAACGCGGCCGACCTGGGGGTGACCGCCGATACCGGCCACCTCGATCTGCTCACCCACGACAAAGAGGGCACGCTGATCCGCAACCTCGGCGAGTTCCCGCGGGTGCTGGCGGCGGCCGCCGCACTGCGCGAACCGCACCGGGTGTGCCGCTACCTCGAGGACGTCGCCGGCGACTACCACCGGTTCTACGACTCCTGCCGGGTGCTGCCGCAGGGCGACGAGGAACCGGGCGACCTGCACGGCGCCCGGCTGGCGCTGTGCCAGGCCACCCGCCAGGTCATCGCCAACGGTCTGGCCATCCTCGGCGTGAGCGCACCGGAGCGTATGTGA